The following are encoded in a window of Microcaecilia unicolor chromosome 14, aMicUni1.1, whole genome shotgun sequence genomic DNA:
- the LOC115457555 gene encoding olfactory receptor 1019-like — protein MDIENMTTVTEFIILGLSDNLQLQLPLFLVFLFIYMVTLLGNLLIITLTCADPRVHTPMYFFLSNLSLTDIWCSSTITPKLLGILLSGNKTISFAACIVQLNFFMDSTCVEIFLLTAMAYDRYAAVCDPLHYSLVMNPRVCILLAAASWITGILSAVMITASVVHLSFCGSNKIDHIFCDLIPLLKLSCTDTTGPEIILFLEAVLLSFPAFLVTLVSYTYIISAILRIRSAEGKRKAFSTCSSHLTVVSLYYLSLFSMYLRPTSTYSQGQGKIMSVVYTTVTPMLNPMIYSLRNKDIKNALKKVLGR, from the coding sequence ATGGACATAGAAAACATGACAACGGTGACAGAATTCATCATTCTTGGACTTTCTGATAATCTCCAGCTGCAGCTTCCTCTCTTCCTGGTGTTTCTATTTATCTACATGGTCACCCTGCTGGGGAACCTTCTGATTATCACACTGACCTGTGCTGACCCCCGCGTGCACACccccatgtatttcttcctcagcAACCTCTCCCTCACAGACATCTGGTGCAGCTCCACCATCACCCCCAAACTGCTGGGGATCCTCCTCTCAGGGAACAAAACCATTTCCTTTGCTGCCTGCATTGTGCAGCTGAACTTCTTCATGGACTCCACCTGCGTTGAGATCTTTCTCCTCACCGCCATGGCTTACGACCGCTACGCCGCAGTCTGTGACCCTTTGCACTATTCACTGGTCATGAACCCCAGAGTCTGCATCCTGCTGGCTGCCGCTTCCTGGATCACTGGCATTTTGAGCGCTGTTATGATCACAGCTTCTGTTGTCCATCTTTCCTTCTGCGGCTCTAACAAGATCGATCATATCTTCTGTGACCTCATTCCATTGTTAAAGCTTTCCTGCACCGACACGACCGGCCCTGAAATTATATTATTCCTAGAAGCTGTTTTGTTGTCATTTCCTGCCTTCCTGGTGACTCTTGTATCTTACACCTACATCATCTCGGCCATCCTGAGGATCCGCTCTGCGGAGGGGAAGCGtaaagccttctccacctgctcctcccacctCACTGTTGTCTCTCTGTACTATTTATCACTCTTCTCCATGTACCTGAGACCCACCTCGACATAttcccagggacagggaaaaatcATGTCTGTGGTCTACACAACTGTCACCCCCATGCTGAACCCCATGATTTACAGCCTGAGGAACAAGGACATAAAAAATGCATTGAAGAAAGTGCTTGGGAGGTAG